The DNA sequence GTCCGGTGTCAGGGACTGTGCACCGTCTGAGAGGGCCTTCTTCGGGTTGTTGTGTACTTCAATGATAAGACCGTCCGCACCGGCAGCTACGGCCGCCATAGCCAGCGGTTCCACCAGCCAGGAAATGCCGCCCGCGTGGCTGGGGTCCACGACAACCGGCAGGTGCGTCAGACGCTTTAGAATCGGCACAGCCGAAATGTCTAGTGTGTTGCGGGTGTAGGTTTCATAGGTACGAATGCCCCGCTCACAGAGAATGACATTTTGGTTGCCTCCAGCCAGAATGTACTCGGCAGCCATCAGCAGTTCCTCAATGGTAGCGGAAAGACCGCGCTTCAGCAGGATCGGGGTCTGCAGGTGGCCAAGTTCCCGCAGCAGGTCAAAGTTCTGCATATTGCGTGCGCCCACCTGTATAATATCCACGCCCGCCTTGAGGAACAGGTCAATCTGCCGTACACTCATCAGTTCGGTGACAATGGGAAGGCCTGTTTCAGCTTTCGCTTCCTGCAGCAGCTCCAGTCCATCTTCCTTTAGGCCCTGAAATGCGTAAGGACTGGTGCGCGGTTTGTACGCGCCGCCGCGCAGGAATTGGGCACCACCCTGCTTGACACGACGGGCAATCTCCGTAATCTGCGGTTTGGATTCCACACTGCATGGACCGGCAATCAAGGCAAGCTGTTTTCCACCGATGGAAAGCCCGCCCGGCAGGTGAATAACGGTGTCATCCGGGTGAAATTTGCGGTTGGCCAGCTTGTACGGTTCCTGCACACGCTTGACGGAATCCACAATTTCGTTTGCACCGATGTTGTCAATATCAATCGCGGCGGTGTCCCCGATAAGGCCAAGCACGGTGCTTTGTGCGCCCACCCATGTATTGACGGATACACCGTAGGTTTCTTCTAGGTCCTTGATGAATTCCTCGCGCTGGCTGTCGGTGCAGCCGGGTTTTAAAACAATAATCATTTTCAACACGCCTCCTAAAGCGAATTCTCTCCTGCGGCTATAAAAAAAGACGGAGCTGCTTGCCAACTCCGTCTGAAGCCTGATAGGGATCGGTCCCTTTTTGAAAAATTTTAAAGGGAAAGCTTCTTCCAGAAATCTGCGCGCAGCAAAGTTTCCCGGGCAAAGAAATGACCGGAAAAAGAAAAGCTGCTAAATCGATGTGCGCAGAAAACAGACATTGCGAAAGCTCCTTTATGTATTGCGAAGTAAAAATATACGAAGCGGTTTGCATACGGCGGGCTTTTTTAACTATAATACAGCGGACGTGGATTTGTCAATGCAGTTTTACTACTTTAAATACAAAAAGTCTATTCCTCATCCGAAAGGACGGCATAAATCTGCTCGGCGGCGGTGCGGCTGTCCTCCGCGTGCACGGCAAAGTCGGCCGCGGCCTGATACAGCGGCATACGCTGGTCATACAGGCGGCGTGCCACGGCGTCTTTGTCCGGCCCCTCCAGCAGCGGGCGGGAGTGGTCGCCGGAAAGACGGTGAGCAATCACCTCATACGGCGGCTGCAGCAGCACAATCGTGCACGTTTCGCGCAAAATGCACGCGTTTAGGGGATTGGCAAGCACGCCGCCACCCGTGGCAATCACCAGCCCGGTCCGGCGTGACAGCGTTCGGCACAGTTCCGTTTCACGCTGACGGAACCACTTTTCCCCGTGTTCGGCGAACAGCTGAGAAACGGTGCGCCCTTCCTGTTTTTCAATCCAGCGGTCGGTATCCACCAGCTGCCGTCCTGTGCGGGCAGCCAGCAGTTTGCCGACGGTGCTTTTGCCACAGCCCATGAAGCCGCACAGAACGATATTACCGAACTGCTGCCGCATGGCCTGCTCCGCTTCACCAATGATGGGCCGGACTTTTTCGGTGTCAAACCGGCAGGAGAACCAAAACTCTTCAGCGGCGGCGGCCTGCCACACCAGCATGCCCATACCGCTGGCGGCAGGCTTTCCCAAATCCCGCGCCATTTTCACAAGAATGGTCACGCCGGGGTTGTACACGGCATCAAAGACAGCTTTGCAGCGGGCAATGACCTCTCGGCTGACCGGACAGGTGCATAGGTTTGGGTACATTCCCGCACTGGTGCCATTGATGAGCAGGTCGTAAAACGTACGGTCCTGCGAAAGACCCGCACTGTCCAGCACACGTACCGGCACACCGCTGTCCGCAGTGCTCAAACTTTGCAGAAATGCTGTTTCACGCGCGCCGCGCCGCGCTTTTTTGCAGGCAGCATCTGCGGCAGAATCGTTTTTGTCGGGCCGTTCGTCCGTGTGGCGGCGCATGAGGACAGTCAGACCGGTTACGTTTGGCGCACGAAGGACCTCGTTTGCCAGCACATGGGCGACACCGCCGCTGCCCAGCAGCAAAATCTGCCCCTGCAGCGGAATGCCCGCCGTTTTCAGCGCGCGGAGAAAGCCGATTCCATCCGTTGTGCAGCCAATGGTCTGTCCATCCCGTACAGCTACAGTGTTTACGCTGCCGAAGCGGGCCGCGTCACCCTCCAGCTGGTCCAGCAGCGGGAGAATGGCCTGTTTGTGCGGAATAGTCACATTGAAACCGGAAAGCTGCCGCAGTGTGCCAGTGAACTGTGCAGAAAGTTCCTGCGGGGGGATATCCAGCTTGGTATAGGTGCCATTTACGCCTGCCAGCGGAAAAAGCCGACGGTGAATAAACGGCGACATTGTGTGGCCGATGGGGTGACCGACCACGGCAAAATGCTTTTGCTGCATCACATTTCCTCCTATACAAAATATTTACAAGAATAAAAATAAAAATTTGAGAAAGATATTGACAAAGGCGAATGATGCTAATAGTATGATGGATAGAAAAAAATCAATCCTGCGGCACTGTTCCGGTTTTTAAGCCCATTATACCCAGACCGGAACGGTTTGTCTATAACGGAAAGCTAAGGGAGGGAAACCAATGGTACTGGAAAAGGTCAAGCACATCCTTGCCGAGCAGTTTGATGTGGAGGAGGACAATATTACAGCCGACACAAACATTGCCGACGACCTGGGAGCCGATTCGCTGGATGTTGTGGATTTACTGATGTCCCTGGAAGATGAGTTCGATGTGGAGATTCCGGATGAAGAAATCGAGAATCTGAAAACAGTGGGCGATGTGGTCAATTATTTGGAAGAGCACATGTAAAAAGTCTGCGGAAGCCGCTGCCCTGCCGGGCGGGGGCTTTTTTTGTACCTGCGGCGGGGAAGTATCGGTTGCAATCCTACCTTTTTTTCACTATAATAGATTCATTCGGCCTGACCTTTTTCTGCCGTGCAGGCAGGTGGGTGTGGGCCTTTTCTTTCCGGCCCTGCGGCAGGTCCGGAAACAGGACTGATAAATCCCAAGCGAAGGAGAAAAATAAATGGCACAGCAGAAAAAACTGGTAGAAGAAATTACGCCGATGGAAGAAGACTTTGCCCGCTGGTATACAGATGTGGTAAAAAAAGCGGAACTTATGGATTACAGCAGCGTGAAAGGTTGCATGATTATAGAGCCGTATGGCTATGCAATCTGGGAAAACATGCAGGAAATCCTGGACGAGCGCTTTAAGGAACTGGGGCACGTTAACGTATGTATGCCGCTGCTGATTCCGGAAAGCTTGCTCAACAAGGAAAAAGAGCATGTCGAGGGCTTTGCGCCGGAGGTTGCGTGGGTAACACAGGGCGGCAACGACAAGCTGGAGGAGCGCCTGTGCATTCGCCCAACCAGTGAAACACTGTTCTGTGAGCACTACAAAAAGATTATTCATTCCTGGCGTGACCTGCCGAAGCTTTACAATCAGTGGTGCAACGTGGTTCGCTGGGAAAAGACGACACGTCCGTTCCTGCGTACCAGTGAATTCCTTTGGCAGGAGGGACACACCATGCATGCCACAGCGGAAGAGGCAAAGGCCGAAACACTGCGCATGCTGGATGTTTATACAGAGTTCTTTGAAAAAGTGCTGGCCATACCGGTGCTGCGCGGCCGCAAGACCGAAAGCGAGAAGTTCGCGGGCGCTGAAGCTACCTATACTGTGGAGGCCATGATGCACAACGGCGTGGCCTTGCAGGGCGGTACCAGCCATTATTTCGGCGATGGCTTTGCCAAAAACTTTGGAATTACCTTTACGGATAAAAACAATCAGCTGCAAACACCGTTTCAGACAAGCTGGGGCGTTTCTACCCGCATGATTGGCGGCATCATTATGACACACGGCGACGACAGCGGGCTGGTCCTACCGCCGGCGGTTGCGCCGATTCAGGTCGTCATCGTTCCAGTTGCGCAGCACAAGCCCGGCGTACTGGACAAGGCAAACGAACTGTTTGAGCAGCTGAAGGCGGCCGGTCTGCGCGTTAAGCTGGATGACAGTGAGCAGTCCCCGGGCTGGAAGTTTGCCCAGTATGAGATGATGGGTGTGCCTCTGCGTCTGGAAATTGGGCCGAAGGATATTGCTAAGGAGCAGTGCGTACTGGTACGCCGTCCGGATCGCAACAAGTCTTTTGTGCCGCTTGATGGTCTTGCTGACGCCGTAAAGGCAGAGCTGCAGAAAGTACACGATATTCTGTATGACAACGCGGCAAAGAACCTGCAGGCTCGTACCAGCATTGCCCGCACGCACGAGGAGTTCCTCGACATCGCGGCGAACCGTCCCGGCTTTATCAAGGCTATGTGGTGCGGCGACCCTGCCTGCGAGGAAAAGCTGAAGCAGGAGACCGGCGGCGTGAAGTCCCGCTGCATCCCGTTTGAGGAAGAGAACCTCGCCGATACCTGTGTCTGCTGCGGCAAGCCTGCCAAGCATATGGTATACTGGGGCCGTCAATACTAAGATACGGTACAGATTATTTTGTATATAATAGAGTAGACAGACAATCATAAGCAGATATGCGGGCACCAGTTTTCGGCTGGTGCCAAAACGGCTCTGCCGGAAAGGAGAACCATGAAGGCTTCCACTTTACTGAAGATTTGTGCGGCGGCCGGTGCTGCCGCTGTAGGCGCGGCGCTGTATGATGTGTACGGCAAAAGCACCGGCGTTATGCTGACCGGCGCGGGATACGCCGGCATTCTCTCCAAAGATGACAAACCGGCAGCGGCCTTTGCCTGTACCGGTATGCGCCCACATAAGATCGCTAGGCTGACAGCCCGTACCTGCGGATGGGTATGTGCGGCCAGCGCGAAAAAAGCTTTGCAGCAAAAACGGAAGGAGGCGGCTCGGCACGGATGATGAACTTTTTGTACGGTACAAATGCCGGATACTGTGAACAGACAGCGGTTTCAATGCGCTCGGTGTTCGAGAATAACCAGAACGATGCCATTTGTGTTTATTTGCTGTGTGAGAAAGTGCCGGAAGCACTGCGGCGTAAAATGTGCAGTGTGGCGGACGACTTTACCAACGCCCAAATCATCTGTATGGACCCGGAACCTTACATTGCGCCCATGCTGCAGGAATACCGCCTGCCTCGGTGGCGCGGCAGCAGCGTGCAATACATTTACGCCTGCCTGTGTGATGCGTTTCCAACGCTGGACCGCATTCTTTGGCTGGATGGTGACGTTGTCTGCTGTGCACCGCTGCGTCCTCTGTGGGAAACACAGATGGGGGACAGATGCGTGGCGGCATCGCTGGACTGCACACCGTTTCTTGCGCTGTATGTGGACAGGGTGTTCTATAATACGCCATTCTATTTCAATGCGGGTGTCCTGCTGTTTGACCTTGCGAACTGCCGCCGTCATGAGCTGCAGCAGCGATGCCGCAGCATTCTGCGCGGATATGGGGAACGCTTGCAGTACTGTGACCAGTCCATGCTGAACCTTGCGCTGCCGCCGAAGCTGGTGCACCGGCTGGACATGCGCTGGAATTACCCGGCTGGCGTACCGCGCCTTTCTATGAACTGTGTTTCAGCGCGCAGCACCAGTGAAAAGCCAACGTTTACCCTGCGGGAACTGGACGATACGCTGGCGGATGTGCGGCTGGTTCACTACATTGGCGGTTCACTGCCAACCAAGCCGTGGTATCGGGAATATGCTTCTCCCTTCAAGCCGGATTACCTGAAGTACCGTGCCCACACGCCATGGAAGGATGAGCCGCTGAAACCGTGGCCCAGAAAGACACTGAAGGATTCCTTTGTCACCGGATTTTCCCGCACATGGGACACACCCCTGATGGGCGGCCTGTCCAGTATTTATCAGTACCTGCATGGCTGGGGACCGCGTATTCAGCACAGTCTGAAAAAGATGTAAAAAACTGAAAATAAAGCTTGCATTCTCTGCCCCTTTATGATACTATAATTGAGTACGACTGCGACAGATATGCGTTGAAGCGGGAGGTTGCGGCCCTTATGCGGCCGGTTTTTCCGTGGAGTATGTCCGATTTTAAACCGGGCGAGAGAGAATCATGGGCAGCAGGTTTCCCCACAGTGGGAAACAGGTTTGTTCGGGCTTTTTTTGCTGACACCCGGGTCCCCCACTTTCGTGGGAGATCCGGTTTTTCGTTGGGTCAGGAAGAAACACCCGGCACAGTGTTTACAAAAAAGCACCTGCGGCCAGGATCTGTCCGCCAATTTTACAAGGAGGCGATCCAAAGTGGCAGTCAAAGAAAAAATGAGGATCCGTATTAAAGGATATGACCATCAGCTGGTTGACCAGTCCGCCGAAAAAATCGTGCAGACTGCAAAGCGCACTGGTGCCCGCGTAAGCGGCCCTGTCCCGCTGCCGACCGAGAAGCAGATTATCACCATCCTGCGCGCTGTTCATAAGTACAAGGACAGCCGTGAACAGTTCGAGATGCGCACACATAAGCGCCTAATCGACATCCTCAGACCGTCCAACACCACCGTTGAGGCTCTAATGGGCCTTGAGCTCCCCGCCGGCGTTGAGATTGAAATCAAACTGTAAGGCTTTACCTTATAAGTGGAAGACTCTCAACCAACCGGGCAGTCCCGAAAGGGGCTGCGTGCGGCCGAGGTCACGTTGGCATTTTGGCCAACCAATAACCTGCATAGGAGGAAACAACAAATGCAAAAAGGAATCATCGGCAAGAAGATTGGCATGACGCAAATCTTCGACGCAAAGGGAAATGTCATTCCGGTCACTGTCATTGAGGCCGGCCCCTGCGCGGTGACACAGAAAAAGACCGTTGAAAACGACGGCTACGACAGTGTTCAGCTGGGCTTCGGTGAGCTGAAAACCTGCCGCATGAACAAACCCATGAAGGGCCACTTCGACAAGGGCGACGTTGCCCCCAAGAAGACACTGCGTGAGTTCCGCCTAGACGATACCTCTGCTTTAAAAGTCGGCGACATCGTAAAGGCAGATACCTTCGCAGAGGGTGATCGTGTGGATGTACAGGGCACCAGCAAAGGTAAAGGCTGGGCCGGCGTGGTAAAGCGCTGGAACTTCGGCCGCCTGAAAGAATCCCACGGTACCGGTCCAGTCGCTCGTATGGGCGGCTCCACAGGCTGCTGTTCTGATCCGTCCCGTGTTTTCCCGGGCAAGAAGCGTTCCGGCCATTTGGGCGCTGTTACCACGACCGTGCTGAACCTGACTGTTGCCAAGGTCGACGCGGAAAACAACCTCATCGCTATCAAGGGCGCTGTGCCCGGCCCCAACGGCGGCACCGTCTGCATCCGTGACAGCGTCAAAGTGAAGAAAGCTTAAGGGAAGGAGGAACCGCAATGCCTAAGATTACAGTAAAAGATATGACCGGTAAAGAGGTCGGTACACTCGACCTTTCCGAGGCCGTTTTCGGTATCGAACCCAACGTCAGTGTTATGCATGACGTGGTGAAGAACCAGCTCGCCAACCGCCGCCAGGGTACACAGAGTGCCCTGACACGCAGCGAGGTTTCCGGCGGCGGCAAAAAGCCGTGGCGCCAGAAGGGCACAGGCCATGCACGTCAGGGCTCCACGCGGGCTCCCCAGTGGACTCACGGCGGCATCGTCTTTGCACCAAAGCCGCGCGACTACAGCTACACGCTGAACAAGAAAGTCCGCCGCTTGGCCATGAAGTCTGCCCTTTCCAGCAAAGTGAAGGATGACCAGATGATCGTTCTGGACAGCCTTCCGCTGGAAACTTATCGGACCAAGACCGTAGCTGACATGCTGAAGGCGTTGGGCGCTGACAAGCATGTGCTGCTGGTCCTGCCGGAGAATGACAAGACCGTCATCGCTTCCGCCCGCAACATCCCCGGCGTGAAGACCGCCCTGACCAACACCCTCAATGTTTACGACATCCTCAACGCTGACAAGTTCATCATTGTAAAGGACGCCGTAGCCCAGATCGAGGAGGTATACGCATAATGACTGCACATGAGATTATTCTGCGCCCGGTCATTTCCGAAAAGGCAATGAGCGGCGTCGCAAATAAAGCTTATACGTTCCAGGTCGCACCCCGTGCAACCAAGCTGGACATTAAAAACGCTGTCGAGGAACTCTTCGGCGTTAAGGTGCGCAAAGTGAACACCCTGCACGTCCGCGGCCATCTGCGCCGCCAGGGCCGCAACCAGGGTTACACCCCTGCCTGGAAGAAAGCCATCGTTTCTTTGACGGAAGACAGCAAATCCATCGAGTTCTTCGACGGCATGCTGTAAACCGAAAGATAAAGAAAGACCGGCTTTTCCGGCAACGTATGGGGGCAGGCTTCGGTCTGCGCGGTAGCCCCGCAAAAGGCACCGCTTTCTGTATCTGTTAAAATGCGGAACACCCCGCAAAGCCAAGTTTAAGGAGCGTGAAATCAGAGAATGGCTACTAAGAACTATACGCCCAGTA is a window from the Caproicibacterium lactatifermentans genome containing:
- a CDS encoding glycosyltransferase family 8 protein, coding for MMNFLYGTNAGYCEQTAVSMRSVFENNQNDAICVYLLCEKVPEALRRKMCSVADDFTNAQIICMDPEPYIAPMLQEYRLPRWRGSSVQYIYACLCDAFPTLDRILWLDGDVVCCAPLRPLWETQMGDRCVAASLDCTPFLALYVDRVFYNTPFYFNAGVLLFDLANCRRHELQQRCRSILRGYGERLQYCDQSMLNLALPPKLVHRLDMRWNYPAGVPRLSMNCVSARSTSEKPTFTLRELDDTLADVRLVHYIGGSLPTKPWYREYASPFKPDYLKYRAHTPWKDEPLKPWPRKTLKDSFVTGFSRTWDTPLMGGLSSIYQYLHGWGPRIQHSLKKM
- the proS gene encoding proline--tRNA ligase, which produces MAQQKKLVEEITPMEEDFARWYTDVVKKAELMDYSSVKGCMIIEPYGYAIWENMQEILDERFKELGHVNVCMPLLIPESLLNKEKEHVEGFAPEVAWVTQGGNDKLEERLCIRPTSETLFCEHYKKIIHSWRDLPKLYNQWCNVVRWEKTTRPFLRTSEFLWQEGHTMHATAEEAKAETLRMLDVYTEFFEKVLAIPVLRGRKTESEKFAGAEATYTVEAMMHNGVALQGGTSHYFGDGFAKNFGITFTDKNNQLQTPFQTSWGVSTRMIGGIIMTHGDDSGLVLPPAVAPIQVVIVPVAQHKPGVLDKANELFEQLKAAGLRVKLDDSEQSPGWKFAQYEMMGVPLRLEIGPKDIAKEQCVLVRRPDRNKSFVPLDGLADAVKAELQKVHDILYDNAAKNLQARTSIARTHEEFLDIAANRPGFIKAMWCGDPACEEKLKQETGGVKSRCIPFEEENLADTCVCCGKPAKHMVYWGRQY
- the aroF gene encoding 3-deoxy-7-phosphoheptulonate synthase is translated as MIIVLKPGCTDSQREEFIKDLEETYGVSVNTWVGAQSTVLGLIGDTAAIDIDNIGANEIVDSVKRVQEPYKLANRKFHPDDTVIHLPGGLSIGGKQLALIAGPCSVESKPQITEIARRVKQGGAQFLRGGAYKPRTSPYAFQGLKEDGLELLQEAKAETGLPIVTELMSVRQIDLFLKAGVDIIQVGARNMQNFDLLRELGHLQTPILLKRGLSATIEELLMAAEYILAGGNQNVILCERGIRTYETYTRNTLDISAVPILKRLTHLPVVVDPSHAGGISWLVEPLAMAAVAAGADGLIIEVHNNPKKALSDGAQSLTPDQFDHVAARIKKAAPLFGRTL
- the rpsJ gene encoding 30S ribosomal protein S10, giving the protein MAVKEKMRIRIKGYDHQLVDQSAEKIVQTAKRTGARVSGPVPLPTEKQIITILRAVHKYKDSREQFEMRTHKRLIDILRPSNTTVEALMGLELPAGVEIEIKL
- the acpP gene encoding acyl carrier protein, with the protein product MVLEKVKHILAEQFDVEEDNITADTNIADDLGADSLDVVDLLMSLEDEFDVEIPDEEIENLKTVGDVVNYLEEHM
- the rplW gene encoding 50S ribosomal protein L23; translated protein: MTAHEIILRPVISEKAMSGVANKAYTFQVAPRATKLDIKNAVEELFGVKVRKVNTLHVRGHLRRQGRNQGYTPAWKKAIVSLTEDSKSIEFFDGML
- the rplC gene encoding 50S ribosomal protein L3 codes for the protein MQKGIIGKKIGMTQIFDAKGNVIPVTVIEAGPCAVTQKKTVENDGYDSVQLGFGELKTCRMNKPMKGHFDKGDVAPKKTLREFRLDDTSALKVGDIVKADTFAEGDRVDVQGTSKGKGWAGVVKRWNFGRLKESHGTGPVARMGGSTGCCSDPSRVFPGKKRSGHLGAVTTTVLNLTVAKVDAENNLIAIKGAVPGPNGGTVCIRDSVKVKKA
- a CDS encoding shikimate kinase, encoding MQQKHFAVVGHPIGHTMSPFIHRRLFPLAGVNGTYTKLDIPPQELSAQFTGTLRQLSGFNVTIPHKQAILPLLDQLEGDAARFGSVNTVAVRDGQTIGCTTDGIGFLRALKTAGIPLQGQILLLGSGGVAHVLANEVLRAPNVTGLTVLMRRHTDERPDKNDSAADAACKKARRGARETAFLQSLSTADSGVPVRVLDSAGLSQDRTFYDLLINGTSAGMYPNLCTCPVSREVIARCKAVFDAVYNPGVTILVKMARDLGKPAASGMGMLVWQAAAAEEFWFSCRFDTEKVRPIIGEAEQAMRQQFGNIVLCGFMGCGKSTVGKLLAARTGRQLVDTDRWIEKQEGRTVSQLFAEHGEKWFRQRETELCRTLSRRTGLVIATGGGVLANPLNACILRETCTIVLLQPPYEVIAHRLSGDHSRPLLEGPDKDAVARRLYDQRMPLYQAAADFAVHAEDSRTAAEQIYAVLSDEE
- the rplD gene encoding 50S ribosomal protein L4; this encodes MPKITVKDMTGKEVGTLDLSEAVFGIEPNVSVMHDVVKNQLANRRQGTQSALTRSEVSGGGKKPWRQKGTGHARQGSTRAPQWTHGGIVFAPKPRDYSYTLNKKVRRLAMKSALSSKVKDDQMIVLDSLPLETYRTKTVADMLKALGADKHVLLVLPENDKTVIASARNIPGVKTALTNTLNVYDILNADKFIIVKDAVAQIEEVYA